In Campylobacter suis, the following proteins share a genomic window:
- a CDS encoding flagellar export protein FliJ: MKSKFTPVVSVKKQALDRLESKVAMARANIARKKAELQEAQNAANAYQMPTQGSMSELRESLEILRIMNDGLKTIKAELNIAERELTHFTHQHKNASLEFEKMKFLEQEDIKAVLKKKKRDEELALDEFATMKFAQGLKQNG, translated from the coding sequence ATGAAGAGCAAATTTACTCCAGTAGTTAGTGTCAAAAAACAAGCCCTTGACAGACTAGAAAGTAAAGTAGCCATGGCAAGGGCTAATATTGCAAGGAAAAAAGCAGAGCTTCAGGAGGCGCAAAATGCAGCAAATGCCTACCAGATGCCAACACAAGGCAGTATGAGTGAGCTTCGTGAGAGTTTGGAAATTTTACGGATAATGAATGATGGTTTAAAAACCATAAAAGCCGAGCTAAATATCGCCGAGCGTGAGCTTACGCATTTTACTCACCAGCACAAGAATGCAAGTCTTGAGTTTGAAAAGATGAAATTTTTAGAACAAGAGGACATAAAAGCAGTGTTAAAAAAGAAAAAACGAGATGAAGAGCTTGCTCTTGATGAGTTTGCCACGATGAAATTTGCACAAGGATTAAAACAAAATGGTTAA
- a CDS encoding MotE family protein: MVKFFIALILLKVTLFGYDVPVDCVQIFEARKAEIQKEVELIDEQRQALEAFRASTRTLYEENLAKLAKKEAEINATMKQVEQKRKEIDTQIASNQKILDELKSGTSGKVTLSYAKMKDQAAADTLSAMSRAEATSIIATLDPKKISTIMAKMTPAVASEITVMLQKGPPFIDKPKEQSIDAPAGNILN, translated from the coding sequence ATGGTTAAATTTTTTATAGCTTTGATACTTCTTAAAGTCACACTTTTTGGCTATGATGTTCCAGTTGATTGTGTGCAAATTTTTGAAGCTAGAAAGGCTGAGATACAAAAGGAGGTGGAGCTTATTGACGAGCAGCGCCAAGCACTTGAGGCTTTTCGGGCTAGCACTAGGACTTTGTATGAAGAAAATTTAGCAAAGCTTGCTAAAAAAGAGGCAGAGATAAATGCGACGATGAAGCAGGTTGAGCAAAAACGAAAAGAGATAGATACCCAAATAGCTTCAAATCAAAAAATTTTAGATGAGTTAAAAAGTGGCACAAGTGGCAAAGTCACGCTCTCTTATGCAAAGATGAAAGACCAAGCCGCAGCAGACACTCTTTCTGCGATGAGTAGAGCAGAAGCTACATCGATAATAGCAACTCTTGACCCAAAAAAAATTTCAACTATTATGGCAAAGATGACCCCAGCTGTGGCTTCTGAGATAACTGTAATGCTACAAAAAGGACCACCTTTTATCGACAAACCAAAAGAACAGAGCATAGACGCACCAGCTGGAAATATACTAAACTAA
- a CDS encoding DUF507 family protein: protein MRIKLPHTPYIAHKIAIDLFASGFVTLSAGIEPLVKKAQEILTADVQKERALEERANELLEKNEDEMESMQIDRKNMFWLIKKRLAGEFGVMLSYEDRFSNIAHKILDELMRNDLIDYNVSENRIKNIIYTSIDTYLKTYETIEDEVMEKIDGYKRKLIPGTEEYEMVFEKLYQEELKKRGML from the coding sequence ATGCGCATTAAACTACCACACACACCATATATAGCACATAAAATAGCAATAGATCTATTTGCCTCTGGCTTTGTTACACTTTCGGCTGGTATCGAGCCATTAGTTAAAAAGGCGCAAGAAATTTTAACTGCTGATGTCCAAAAAGAAAGGGCGCTTGAAGAGCGTGCGAATGAGCTTCTGGAAAAAAATGAAGATGAGATGGAAAGTATGCAAATAGACCGCAAAAATATGTTTTGGCTTATCAAAAAACGCCTTGCTGGCGAGTTTGGTGTTATGCTGTCATATGAAGATAGGTTTAGCAATATTGCACATAAAATTTTAGATGAGCTGATGAGAAATGATTTGATTGACTACAATGTCTCAGAAAATCGTATAAAAAATATCATTTACACCTCGATTGACACTTATCTAAAAACTTATGAAACTATCGAAGATGAGGTTATGGAGAAAATCGACGGCTATAAGCGCAAGCTCATACCTGGCACTGAGGAGTATGAGATGGTTTTTGAAAAGCTATATCAAGAAGAACTCAAAAAAAGAGGTATGCTATGA